A region of the Actinomycetota bacterium genome:
CCGGCGTTGCCCTCATCCTCGCACGCTGCCAAGAACACCAATAGCGGCAGTACCGCCACCCGTAGCCGCTCCATCGCATTCCCCTCTCGATTGCGCCGACTCTACCCCGAGGATCTCGGCCGACTCACCCGACCCCGGTTCTCAACCCTCTGTCGGGAGCCGCCGCCGACGTGAGGCCATCTGCGAGTCGCAGGTCCGATGTTGAGACCCCCACCCGCCGCAGCCCCGATCGGATCGCGTTTCGACCCTGTTTCGACGCCGCCGCCTGGTCGTAGGCCTCGACGGCGACCTCAATGACGATCCCCTTGATGGTGTCGCCAACGAGCTTGGCGAACGCGCTCGCCCTGTCGATGTTAGGCCACCGGGTGAGGGTCCTCCTGAGGATCCGTTCGATCTCCCTGGCCCTGTTACTGGTGGGTCGACGACGTAGGCGCGCCGCACGAAGTAGATCACGCGCTGACGCTATCGGCAGTCCCCGCTGGCGCTATGGGTCATCCGTCCCTTCATCAGGGGGTCGCGCGGCCCGAAGGTTCGGCCCTGGGCTCTCGTCGCTCGGGGGTCCCTGCGTGTCTCGACCAATCCAGGCTCGCCCCCCGTTGACCACCGTGTCCGACGGCCCCAGGATGGTTGCCCACCAACGGAACCGGAGGAACGGATGAAGAACCTCGCTCGGTGCGCTCTCGTGCTCACTTTGACCGCGATGCTCGTCGTCACGCTCGTCGGTTCAGCGTCGGCGGGCCAGATCATCACTTACCGCGGTGAAACCTCCCAGGCCGAGCCGGTTCGTCTGGAGATCTTGAAACGTGAGAGCGGGCGCCGCTTCCTCCGCAGCTTCCTCATCTTCTTCACCGTGACCTGTGAGGACGGCACGACCGGTTCGTTGCACGGGGTCGGCTTCTCCCCGCGGCGGCTACGCCTCGGCGAGAGCGGGGAGTTCCAACTCGACAGGCGCCCGCAACCGTCAGCGCCGTCCCACAAATCCTTCCACCTCGCCGGGACCGTGCGATTCGGTTCCGCCGAGGGAACGTTCGAGTTGAACTATGCGAGCTTGACCGAGGACGATCAGGCTCAGCTCTGCACGACGGGAGTCGTTGACTGGTCGGCCGATCGAGACGGATCGAGGCTCGCACGGATCACCCGCACATCCCTTCCTGAAGGTGTGACGTTCCTCGAGATCGATCGGCGCGGCGAGCTCGCGGTGGTCGCCGCGCCGTAGAACGAACAAGCGTGCCGGAGTCAGCCGAGCTTCGCGCGCTGGTCGGGCAGGGCTACGTGCGCGTCATCGACATCGCCCCGATCCTCGGCGTGACCAAGCAGCGCGTGAGCCATATCGTCACCGAGCGCGATGACTTCCCGAAGCCGGCGAACGTGATCGGACGGCATCGCTTCTGGCGACGCAAGGACGTGGAGCGGTGGCGGAACGCACAGCCGAAGACCTGGACGTCCGCCGAGTCGTGAAGGTCATCGCCGATCGCGGAGTGCGTGAGCACTCTGGACCGCCTCCCCACCATTCGCCAATCGTTTGGGACAGGGTTGTTCGGGTATCAGCCATCCGACCGCTCCATTATCGGGAAAGACGGAGGAAAGTAATGCAGAGGACAGAGCACGAAGACCCGAAGATTCGGGTGACGGATGATGAAGACCATCGGAGGGTGAAGGATCGCCGGACGAGCCGCAGCAGTACCGCTGCACCCGCTCTGATCGTCGGCTCGCTCATCCTCATCGTCGCGTCGTTCCTGGACTGGATCGACGGACGAGAGCTGGCCATCACCGATCCGAACGGGTTTCAGCTCCCGGACGGGCGCATCGCTCTCGCGATCGGCGCGGCGATGCTCGTCATGGGCATCGTGATGGCGGCGAACAAGCGGGTGGGCACCTGGTTCGACGCGGATCTGCTTGGCGTCACCCTGTCCACCGTCGCGCTTGTCACCGTGGTGAGTTTGTGGGTCTACCTCGCGTCGGATGAGCGCTCCCCGGACGTGGGCCTGTACGTGGCAGCAGCCGGTGCGTTGATCGCGATGGCTGGCTCACTCATCGCCCTACTGCGCAGCGGGTCGGACAGGGCGACCTGGGACGACAAAGGCGAAGGTGACGTGGGCAGGAACCGTCGTCTCGCCTGATCAACCCTTCACACGACAGCAGGCAGGGCCCCGGCGAGCAGCCGGGGCTTTGTCATGGCTGGGAATGGCCCAGACCAGACCAGAGTGGACGCGATCGAGACTCGCCTGGTCACAAGAAGAGGACGGCCGCCCAAGCGGCCGTCCTCTGGGCTCCGTCGGATTGGAGCGGTTATCGCCGGGGAGTTGAGGGGTCCCGACGACCGACAAGATGTACCCGGGGCGGGGTACCACGAAACCTAGCGAAGCAATACCCGGGAAGCCTTGTTCCGCGGTTTAGCGTGCTGCAGAGCGCGCCATCTGCGCAGGCGGCGCTCGAACGATGCCTCGAGTCTGTCGGCTGTCATCTCAGCCAGTCGGGTGCGGTCGATGCCGTAGCGGCGAATCGAATTATGCCCGGTGAGTCGGCGAGTCCTGGCGGCCGACGTGTAGGTCCGGCGGTCGTCGCGGCCGAGCTCGATCGGCCTTGGCTCGTCCGCCAGCTCGCCGGCGACCTCGTTCAACGCGGCGCGGCGTTCGGCTGTTGTTGTCCCACCGAAGCCTCCGGTGACGGTGAACTCCTCTTCGCCGAGGGCGTCGAGCAGACACTGACGACGGACGGGGCATCCCGCGCAGACCTCGAACGCGGACACGACGGTCGAGGGTGCGTGACGGAGGCTGGCGCCGTACGATCCGGAAGATTCGGGGATGAAGTTCCACTCGTCGTACGGCGGTTGAGCGCAGAGTGCGTCACGGACCCACGATCGCCCGCGTCCGAAGATCGCATCGAGCACGGATGGAACGACGCTCGGAGACACGCGTTGAAGGCGAAATTCCCCGGGCACCGCCCCACGCTGGGGTGCGAATCAAGGGGGTCGACCGGGGGGTAGTGGGTCCGTTTTGAATGAGTCCCCCCGTTGACGTACTTCAGCCGAGACAACACCCGGGACCAACGGAGAATTGCCACCCGCCCGACACGCCGCTAAATTCCGGTTGATGGCCCAAGGCTTCTCGACCGAGGTCAACGCAACGGACGAGGCGACGGTCATCCACGTCCGCGGCGAGATCGACATGGCGACCGCGGGACGGCTGCGAGACGCCATCGAACCCCACATGGGTCCGGAGCAGACCATCGTTTTGGACCTCTCCGACGTCGAGTTCATGGACTCGTCGGCCCTGCACGTGCTTGTCCAAGCGCGCGGTCGACTCACAGAGAACGGCGGCTCACTAGTCCTCCGCAACCCGTCGCGCGCCGCGCACCGGCTACTCACCGTCGCCGGCGCCAACGACCTCCTCGAAACTGACGCCCAGGATCACCCCTCAGATTCAAACTGACCCACTACCGACCGGAGGGACCCGCCGACGAGCAGAAGGGAGAACACCCGCCGGCGGGCCGCCCGGCCCTTACTCGAGGAGCGTCTGAGGGGACCCCCCGAGATCATCACGTCACGGCTTGCGGAAGAGGCCTCGCCGCGCCTTCCGCGCCTTCACGACCCACGCCTCGCGGTCGTCGACGATCTCACCTGCGTGTACCCGCACGAGGGAGCCGTCCTCGAGCGTGAAGTGGGCTTCGGCCGTCACGACCAGCGCATGCGG
Encoded here:
- a CDS encoding STAS domain-containing protein, with the translated sequence MAQGFSTEVNATDEATVIHVRGEIDMATAGRLRDAIEPHMGPEQTIVLDLSDVEFMDSSALHVLVQARGRLTENGGSLVLRNPSRAAHRLLTVAGANDLLETDAQDHPSDSN
- a CDS encoding WhiB family transcriptional regulator, whose translation is MPGEFRLQRVSPSVVPSVLDAIFGRGRSWVRDALCAQPPYDEWNFIPESSGSYGASLRHAPSTVVSAFEVCAGCPVRRQCLLDALGEEEFTVTGGFGGTTTAERRAALNEVAGELADEPRPIELGRDDRRTYTSAARTRRLTGHNSIRRYGIDRTRLAEMTADRLEASFERRLRRWRALQHAKPRNKASRVLLR